In a single window of the Nodularia sp. LEGE 06071 genome:
- the gndA gene encoding NADP-dependent phosphogluconate dehydrogenase, whose product MTLQSFGVIGLAVMGENIALNVERNGFPIAVYNRSREKTDAFMAQRAPGRNVKAAFTLEEFVASLERPRKILVMVQAGKPVDAVIAQLKPLLDEGDIIIDGGNSWFEDTERRTQELEPAGLRFLGMGVSGGEEGALNGPSLMPGGTPSSYEYLSPIFNKIAAQVDDGACVTYIGPGGSGHYVKMVHNGIEYGDMQLIAEAYDLLKNVAGLNANQLHEVFTEWNTTDELNSFLIEITSNIFPYVDPDTKKPLVDLIVDAAGQKGTGRWTVQTALELGVAIPTITAAVNARIMSSIKDERVAASKSLTGPSAKFDGDVKDFVNKVRDALYCSKICSYAQGMALLYTASKTYNWDLNLSEMARIWKGGCIIRAGFLNKIKKAFNENPALPNLLLAPEFKQTILDRQNAWREVIMTAAKLGIPVPAFSASLDYFDSYRRDRLPQNLTQAQRDYFGAHTYKRLDKEGSFHTEWVPIAEAKK is encoded by the coding sequence ATGACACTACAAAGCTTTGGTGTGATTGGATTAGCCGTAATGGGCGAAAATATAGCGCTTAACGTTGAGCGTAATGGCTTCCCAATTGCAGTTTATAACCGCTCCAGAGAAAAAACGGATGCGTTTATGGCGCAGCGCGCGCCAGGAAGGAACGTCAAAGCCGCCTTTACCCTAGAGGAATTTGTCGCATCATTGGAACGTCCCCGCAAAATTCTCGTGATGGTGCAAGCTGGTAAGCCAGTGGATGCGGTGATTGCCCAACTCAAACCCTTACTAGATGAAGGCGATATCATTATTGACGGTGGTAACTCTTGGTTTGAAGATACAGAAAGACGTACTCAGGAATTAGAACCTGCTGGATTGCGGTTTCTGGGTATGGGTGTCAGTGGTGGCGAAGAAGGCGCTCTCAATGGTCCCTCACTCATGCCTGGTGGTACTCCCAGCTCCTATGAGTATCTATCTCCCATTTTCAACAAAATTGCTGCCCAAGTCGATGATGGCGCTTGTGTCACCTATATTGGCCCTGGTGGTTCTGGTCACTATGTGAAAATGGTACACAACGGTATTGAGTACGGTGATATGCAGCTAATTGCAGAAGCCTACGATTTGCTGAAAAATGTGGCTGGATTAAATGCAAATCAGCTACATGAAGTGTTCACTGAATGGAATACTACCGATGAACTCAATTCGTTTTTGATTGAGATTACATCGAATATTTTCCCTTACGTTGACCCCGACACCAAAAAACCCTTGGTGGATTTAATTGTTGACGCAGCCGGTCAAAAGGGAACTGGTCGTTGGACTGTGCAAACTGCTTTGGAATTGGGTGTGGCGATTCCGACAATTACCGCCGCAGTTAATGCCCGGATTATGTCTTCGATTAAAGATGAACGGGTAGCAGCATCGAAGAGTCTCACTGGCCCTAGCGCTAAGTTTGATGGCGATGTGAAGGACTTTGTTAACAAAGTTCGCGATGCTCTTTATTGCTCCAAAATCTGTTCTTACGCTCAAGGTATGGCGCTGTTATATACAGCTTCTAAAACATACAATTGGGATTTGAATCTGAGTGAAATGGCGCGGATTTGGAAAGGTGGTTGTATTATTCGCGCTGGCTTCTTGAATAAGATTAAGAAGGCTTTTAACGAAAATCCCGCATTGCCTAACTTGCTATTAGCTCCCGAATTTAAGCAGACTATTCTTGACAGACAAAATGCTTGGCGGGAAGTAATCATGACAGCAGCAAAACTGGGAATCCCAGTTCCGGCATTTAGTGCATCTTTGGATTATTTTGACAGCTATCGCCGCGATCGCCTACCCCAAAACTTGACCCAAGCACAACGCGACTACTTCGGCGCACATACTTACAAGCGTCTTGACAAAGAAGGATCATTCCACACTGAGTGGGTTCCCATCGCTGAAGCTAAGAAGTAA
- a CDS encoding Ycf66 family protein, with product MLAYVLAFVVGLGSLAIYIAAFFFPEIHRKNDFIWSGVGLFYALMLWVFAPRISGGLLLGHVASVALLVWFGWQTLSLRRQLTPQTQQTPVPSPETVKTGIQEQITKLSLQERLGQVQGSLGNIFSGAKNKAQQTITKKKPETAKTEEITAVPAQKPVVEIIDRTTPTSEEEKVAPTTTESPTEDVLEATPPNPPPAEMVAAAQAEAETEEKAPIPAEEIAPDAALAPPAEAPTAEIPPHNQAG from the coding sequence ATGCTGGCATATGTTCTAGCTTTTGTGGTCGGACTGGGTAGTTTAGCCATTTACATCGCAGCTTTCTTTTTTCCGGAAATCCACCGTAAGAATGATTTTATCTGGAGTGGTGTCGGACTTTTCTATGCCTTAATGTTATGGGTGTTTGCACCCCGCATTTCTGGAGGGCTATTACTTGGTCATGTGGCTAGCGTGGCGCTTTTGGTTTGGTTTGGCTGGCAAACTCTTTCGTTACGTCGCCAACTCACCCCGCAAACACAACAAACCCCAGTACCCAGTCCTGAGACTGTAAAAACTGGTATTCAGGAGCAAATAACTAAGTTGTCCCTCCAGGAACGGCTGGGTCAGGTGCAAGGGAGTCTGGGTAACATCTTTAGCGGCGCAAAAAACAAGGCACAACAGACGATAACCAAGAAAAAGCCGGAAACTGCCAAAACGGAGGAAATCACCGCTGTACCCGCTCAGAAACCTGTTGTTGAGATTATCGATAGAACAACTCCCACATCAGAAGAGGAAAAAGTTGCTCCTACGACAACTGAATCTCCAACTGAAGATGTCTTGGAAGCAACCCCACCAAATCCCCCGCCTGCGGAAATGGTAGCAGCAGCCCAAGCTGAGGCTGAGACTGAAGAAAAAGCACCGATTCCGGCTGAAGAAATTGCACCGGATGCGGCACTTGCTCCCCCAGCAGAAGCGCCAACGGCAGAAATACCACCGCATAATCAAGCTGGTTGA
- the mtnC gene encoding acireductone synthase encodes MTVTYQGNRLKIILTDIEGTTTDISFVHEVLFPYSAKNLLDWVHNHLELPIIQDILEQVREITGQSNLDVESCLSQLMIWHTEDRKITPLKTLQGLIWQEGYDSGDLKAHVYPDAVECLQHWYAAGLTLAIYSSGSVAAQKLLFKNTLMGDLTPLFSMYFDTTTGNKTESQSYLTIADELLVLPQEILFLSDSSKELAAASAANFNVCGLNRQTTAVAHNFIYVKNFSQIPLELL; translated from the coding sequence ATGACAGTTACTTACCAAGGCAACCGACTTAAAATCATTCTGACCGACATTGAAGGTACTACAACCGATATTAGTTTTGTACATGAAGTTCTTTTTCCGTATTCTGCAAAAAATTTATTAGATTGGGTACATAATCACTTAGAATTGCCAATTATTCAGGATATCCTGGAACAAGTCAGAGAAATCACTGGCCAATCAAATCTTGATGTAGAAAGCTGCCTGAGTCAGTTGATGATTTGGCACACTGAAGACCGCAAAATTACTCCATTAAAAACCCTGCAAGGTTTAATCTGGCAAGAAGGGTATGACAGTGGTGACCTGAAGGCTCATGTGTATCCTGACGCTGTTGAATGTCTTCAACATTGGTATGCTGCGGGTTTAACACTAGCTATCTATTCTTCCGGTTCTGTTGCTGCTCAGAAACTTTTGTTTAAAAACACTTTAATGGGGGATTTAACTCCATTATTCTCCATGTACTTCGATACAACTACAGGCAACAAGACAGAGAGTCAGTCCTACCTTACCATCGCAGATGAATTACTTGTCCTCCCGCAGGAAATTTTGTTCCTGTCTGACTCTTCAAAAGAGTTAGCCGCGGCCAGCGCTGCTAATTTCAACGTTTGTGGGTTAAATAGGCAAACCACGGCTGTAGCTCATAACTTTATCTATGTGAAAAACTTCTCGCAAATTCCTTTAGAATTATTATGA
- a CDS encoding DUF5615 family PIN-like protein codes for MALKYLIDENVDPIYTIQLRRFQPDLFVMAVGDLTTPQKGTLDPEILLWCEEHDFVLVTNNRKSMPVHLADHIAQKHHVPGIFILSPKLSVGENLEQLLLIAEGSLDHEYQDRIEFLPLF; via the coding sequence ATGGCGCTTAAGTATCTCATAGATGAGAACGTTGATCCGATTTACACAATTCAACTACGCCGCTTCCAGCCTGATTTGTTTGTCATGGCGGTTGGAGATTTGACTACTCCACAAAAGGGAACATTAGACCCTGAAATTTTGCTTTGGTGTGAAGAACATGATTTTGTACTAGTCACTAACAACCGCAAATCTATGCCAGTTCACTTGGCAGATCATATAGCTCAAAAGCATCATGTGCCAGGAATATTCATTCTAAGTCCAAAATTAAGCGTTGGTGAAAATCTAGAACAGTTACTTTTGATAGCAGAAGGTTCACTTGATCACGAGTATCAAGACCGCATAGAGTTTTTGCCTCTGTTTTAA
- a CDS encoding DUF433 domain-containing protein, whose protein sequence is MQLEDYFNFLAPDDIRLQGTRVGIETILFDYLFRAKTPEEIAKTYISLTLEQVYATILYYLHNQQAVDAYMKDWLEWGDRMREEQRRNPNPVAERLRKLKAEKMAIPSHGA, encoded by the coding sequence ATGCAACTTGAAGACTACTTTAACTTTCTAGCGCCTGATGATATTCGGCTTCAGGGTACACGAGTAGGAATTGAAACCATTTTGTTTGACTACCTCTTCCGTGCTAAAACTCCAGAAGAGATTGCCAAAACTTACATCTCATTGACTTTAGAACAAGTGTATGCAACTATTCTTTACTACTTACACAATCAGCAAGCCGTAGATGCTTATATGAAAGATTGGCTAGAGTGGGGCGATCGCATGAGAGAAGAACAACGCCGCAACCCCAACCCAGTTGCAGAAAGACTACGTAAATTAAAAGCTGAAAAAATGGCGATTCCATCTCATGGCGCTTAA
- a CDS encoding AIPR family protein, translated as MDRITSGLLQAFRKQQDLPDDLPDSEVFENFVNYYVIFKEHNYQFDFEDIHVGGGGDNALDGIGIIVNGSLINSQEEIEELAEKNKYLDVEFILIQSKTSSNFVTGDIAKFIIGCTEFFDENSRFPANNQIKDKRQLMEFIYAKSSLFKNRKPLCKLYYVTTGKWFDDPYLTATIDSLKKSLDNMDIFERLTFNPIDANGIQNLYRLANNKISREIKLEKRVTIHKIPDVNQAYIAIVPAKDYLKLITDDDDNIMRGLFYDNVRGFQGENDVNQEIEATIKSEESQFFVLYNNGITIVAEYINPVGDSITIRDYQIVNGCQTSYILYNSRESIKDSLYIPIKIIALDRDSKLKNNIIKANNRQTPVKLEELEALTDFQKNLEEYYNSIIESKRLYYERRPRQFNGLDDVEKIRIVDIRSQMRCFASMFLDQAHNAGRYHTKLVKETKGKIFLHSHSENPIGYYVSAYAKFCLDALFRKKQIDFKYKPFKYYMLDILRMQVAGKTKPLMTSNEFIRYCKKIEQALWDETKCKEVLLNTTTIIDKAVNGNYERDEAKTITFLNNIKSLI; from the coding sequence ATGGACAGAATTACATCTGGATTACTACAGGCTTTTAGAAAACAACAAGATTTACCAGACGACTTACCAGACTCAGAGGTATTTGAAAATTTTGTTAATTATTATGTAATTTTCAAAGAACACAATTATCAATTTGACTTTGAAGATATCCACGTCGGAGGTGGTGGAGATAACGCATTAGATGGAATCGGAATAATTGTTAATGGTAGCTTAATTAATTCACAAGAAGAAATTGAGGAATTGGCAGAAAAAAATAAGTATTTAGATGTGGAATTTATATTAATACAATCTAAAACAAGTAGTAATTTTGTTACTGGTGACATTGCAAAATTTATAATAGGTTGCACAGAATTTTTTGATGAAAATTCTCGATTTCCAGCCAATAATCAAATAAAAGATAAACGGCAATTAATGGAATTTATATATGCAAAAAGTAGTTTATTTAAAAATAGAAAGCCTTTGTGCAAATTATATTATGTCACGACTGGAAAATGGTTTGATGATCCATATCTAACAGCAACAATTGATAGTTTGAAGAAAAGTCTGGATAATATGGATATTTTTGAGAGACTTACATTTAATCCCATTGACGCTAACGGAATTCAAAATTTATATAGATTAGCCAATAATAAAATATCAAGAGAGATTAAGTTAGAGAAGCGTGTTACAATCCATAAAATACCAGATGTAAACCAAGCCTATATCGCCATTGTACCAGCAAAAGACTATTTGAAATTGATTACTGATGATGATGATAATATAATGAGGGGATTATTTTATGATAACGTGAGAGGTTTTCAAGGTGAAAATGACGTAAATCAAGAAATAGAAGCAACTATTAAATCTGAAGAAAGTCAGTTTTTTGTATTGTATAACAATGGTATAACTATTGTAGCCGAGTATATTAATCCTGTGGGAGATTCTATTACTATTAGAGATTATCAAATTGTTAATGGATGTCAAACCAGTTATATATTGTATAATAGTAGGGAGTCAATCAAAGATTCATTATACATACCAATTAAGATAATTGCCTTAGACCGCGATAGTAAATTAAAAAATAATATTATTAAAGCTAACAATCGACAAACACCTGTAAAACTTGAAGAACTAGAAGCTTTAACTGATTTTCAAAAAAATTTAGAGGAATACTATAATTCTATAATAGAATCAAAAAGACTTTATTATGAGAGAAGACCTCGACAATTTAATGGTCTAGATGATGTTGAAAAAATACGAATAGTGGATATCCGCTCTCAAATGAGATGTTTTGCTTCGATGTTTTTAGACCAAGCGCATAATGCGGGAAGATACCATACAAAACTTGTAAAAGAAACAAAAGGGAAAATATTTTTACATTCTCATTCTGAGAATCCAATAGGTTATTATGTTAGCGCTTATGCTAAGTTTTGTTTAGATGCGCTTTTCAGAAAAAAGCAAATAGATTTTAAATATAAGCCTTTTAAATATTATATGCTTGATATTCTCAGAATGCAGGTTGCGGGTAAAACAAAACCACTTATGACATCCAATGAGTTCATTAGATATTGTAAGAAAATAGAACAAGCATTATGGGATGAAACCAAGTGTAAAGAAGTTTTGTTAAACACAACTACTATTATTGATAAAGCTGTAAATGGGAATTATGAGAGAGATGAAGCAAAAACCATTACATTTTTAAATAATATTAAATCCTTGATTTAG
- the ileS gene encoding isoleucine--tRNA ligase, producing MTEPGSYKDTVNLPKTKFDMRANAIKREPEIQKFWAENNIYDRLSQENPGELFILHDGPPYANGSLHIGHALNKILKDIINRYQLLQGRKVRYVAGWDCHGLPIELKVLQNMKSAERQNLTPLKLRQKAKEFALATVDDQRECFKRYGVWGDWDHPYLTLKPEYEAAQIGVFGQMVLKGYIYRGLKPVHWSPSSKTALAEAELEYPEGHTSRSIYAAFPVTGLSEAAKPVLGEFLPDLGVAIWTTTPWTIPGNLAVAVNGDLNYSVVEVSRRDAEAQSQFLIVATDLVERLSAILDAELAVRATFKGQVLEHSTYRHPLFDRESPVVVGGDYITTESGTGLVHTAPGHGQEDYIVGQRYGLPILAPVDDNGDFTQEAGEFAGLNVLGDGNQAVIDALTAAGSLLKEEAYAHKYPYDWRTKKPTIFRATEQWFASVAGFRDEALKAIATVKWIPAQGENRIRPMVAERSDWCISRQRSWGVPIPVFYDEATGEPLLNEETINYVQAIIAEKGSDAWWEMSVEELLPESYRNNGKSYRKGTDTMDVWFDSGSSWAAVAKQRPELRYPADMYLEGSDQHRGWFQSSLLTSVAVNGIAPYKTVLTHGFVLDEQGRKMSKSVGNVVDPQIVINGGKDQKKEPAYGADILRLWASSVDYSSDVRLGGTIIKQMNDVRGKIRNTARFLLGSLDDFDPVKDAVPLSDLPELDRYMLHRITEVFEEVTAAFESFQFFRFFQTVLNFCVVDLSNFYLDVAKDRLYISSPNAFRRRSCQTVLQIALENLARAIAPVLCHTAEDIWQFIPYQTPCKSVFEAGWVQVDEKWRNPELAEFWQQIRKVRDDVNKVLEQARGEKMIGSSLEAKILLYVKDEQLRSAVKARNPEIGNGIDELRYLFITSQVEVLDSPEALQGLKYNFQSDSWGIGVIDAEGKKCDRCWNYSTHVGESAEHPLLCERCVPALAGEF from the coding sequence GTGACAGAACCTGGAAGCTACAAAGATACGGTAAACTTACCCAAGACTAAATTCGATATGCGGGCTAACGCTATCAAGCGGGAACCCGAAATCCAAAAATTCTGGGCGGAAAATAACATTTACGATCGCCTTTCCCAAGAAAACCCCGGCGAATTATTTATACTCCATGATGGGCCTCCCTACGCCAACGGCTCGTTGCATATTGGTCATGCCTTAAATAAAATTCTCAAAGATATTATTAACCGCTACCAATTACTACAAGGGCGTAAAGTTAGATACGTGGCCGGGTGGGATTGTCACGGATTACCCATTGAGTTGAAAGTTCTGCAAAATATGAAATCAGCAGAACGGCAAAATTTAACTCCTTTAAAATTGCGGCAAAAAGCCAAAGAATTTGCTCTAGCTACCGTAGATGACCAACGGGAATGTTTTAAACGCTATGGTGTTTGGGGTGATTGGGATCATCCTTATCTGACTCTGAAGCCGGAATATGAAGCGGCACAAATCGGTGTGTTCGGTCAGATGGTGTTAAAAGGATACATCTATCGCGGTTTAAAGCCGGTTCACTGGAGTCCTAGTTCTAAAACTGCTTTGGCTGAGGCGGAATTGGAATATCCAGAGGGTCACACTTCGAGAAGTATCTATGCGGCTTTTCCTGTTACAGGGCTGTCTGAGGCTGCTAAACCTGTGTTGGGTGAATTTTTGCCGGATTTGGGTGTCGCTATCTGGACGACTACTCCTTGGACGATTCCGGGGAATTTGGCTGTGGCGGTGAATGGTGATTTGAATTATTCTGTGGTGGAGGTGTCACGCAGAGACGCAGAGGCGCAGAGTCAGTTTTTGATTGTGGCTACTGATTTGGTGGAAAGGTTGTCTGCTATTTTGGATGCTGAGTTGGCGGTGAGGGCTACGTTTAAGGGGCAGGTTTTAGAACATTCTACTTATCGTCATCCTTTGTTTGACCGGGAGAGTCCGGTTGTGGTGGGTGGTGATTACATCACTACTGAGTCGGGTACTGGGTTGGTACATACTGCCCCTGGTCACGGTCAAGAAGATTACATTGTTGGTCAGCGTTATGGTTTGCCGATTCTTGCGCCTGTGGATGACAATGGTGATTTTACTCAGGAGGCGGGTGAGTTTGCTGGGTTGAATGTTTTGGGTGATGGAAATCAGGCGGTAATTGATGCTTTGACGGCGGCTGGTTCTTTGTTGAAGGAGGAAGCTTACGCCCACAAATATCCTTATGATTGGCGGACGAAGAAGCCGACGATTTTTCGGGCGACTGAACAATGGTTTGCTTCGGTGGCTGGATTTAGGGATGAGGCTTTAAAGGCGATCGCTACTGTAAAATGGATTCCAGCCCAAGGTGAAAATCGCATCAGGCCAATGGTGGCGGAACGTTCTGATTGGTGTATCTCGCGTCAGCGTTCTTGGGGTGTACCCATTCCGGTTTTCTACGATGAAGCCACCGGGGAACCATTACTGAATGAGGAAACTATCAACTACGTCCAAGCAATTATCGCTGAAAAAGGTTCTGATGCTTGGTGGGAAATGTCGGTAGAGGAGTTATTACCAGAGTCTTACCGCAATAATGGCAAGTCTTACCGCAAAGGTACAGACACAATGGATGTCTGGTTTGATTCTGGTTCATCTTGGGCGGCTGTAGCGAAACAGCGTCCAGAGTTACGCTATCCGGCTGATATGTATTTGGAAGGTTCCGACCAACATCGGGGTTGGTTCCAGTCCAGCTTGCTCACCAGTGTAGCGGTAAATGGCATTGCACCTTACAAAACTGTCTTAACTCACGGCTTTGTTTTAGATGAACAAGGGCGAAAAATGAGTAAGTCTGTGGGGAATGTGGTTGACCCGCAAATTGTGATTAATGGCGGGAAAGACCAGAAAAAAGAACCGGCTTATGGTGCTGATATCCTGCGTTTGTGGGCTTCGTCGGTAGATTATTCTTCTGATGTGCGTCTGGGTGGTACCATCATCAAGCAAATGAATGATGTTAGAGGCAAGATTCGCAATACAGCGCGGTTCTTGTTGGGTAGCTTGGATGATTTTGACCCGGTAAAGGATGCAGTACCTTTGTCAGATTTGCCCGAACTTGACCGCTATATGCTACACCGCATCACTGAAGTGTTTGAGGAAGTTACAGCAGCTTTTGAAAGTTTCCAATTCTTCCGCTTTTTCCAAACTGTGCTGAATTTCTGCGTGGTGGATTTATCCAACTTCTATTTAGATGTTGCCAAGGATAGATTGTACATCAGTTCCCCGAATGCTTTCCGCCGCCGTAGTTGTCAAACGGTTTTGCAAATTGCTTTGGAGAATTTAGCACGTGCGATCGCACCTGTTTTGTGTCACACTGCTGAAGATATCTGGCAATTTATCCCTTACCAAACACCATGCAAATCAGTATTTGAAGCTGGTTGGGTGCAAGTAGATGAAAAATGGCGGAATCCTGAATTGGCAGAATTTTGGCAACAAATCCGCAAAGTTCGCGATGATGTGAATAAGGTTTTAGAACAAGCCAGGGGAGAAAAAATGATTGGTTCTTCCCTAGAAGCAAAAATCTTGCTATATGTCAAGGATGAGCAATTGCGTTCTGCGGTGAAAGCCCGAAATCCTGAAATTGGTAATGGTATCGATGAACTGCGGTATCTGTTTATCACCTCCCAAGTGGAAGTTTTAGATTCTCCGGAAGCTTTGCAAGGTTTGAAATATAACTTCCAGTCTGATAGCTGGGGAATTGGTGTAATAGATGCAGAGGGGAAAAAGTGCGATCGCTGTTGGAATTACTCCACCCATGTGGGAGAATCAGCAGAGCATCCCTTGCTGTGTGAAAGGTGCGTTCCAGCCTTAGCGGGAGAATTTTAA
- a CDS encoding ParA family protein, producing MGYVIATANMKGGVGKTTLTVNIATCLAKNHGKRVLVLDLDSQISATLSLMSPLDFAKRRKQRKTFRYLIDQVINPEPEATLTIQDIIQSEVCNLTGLDLLPGDIDLYDEFLVSEMLHQQATALGEQDFEAVWNRFERVLINNILKPVREEYDFILLDCAPGYNLLTRSALAASDFYILPAKPEPLSVVGIQLLERRIAQLKDSHEHEAKIDIKMLGIVFSMASSNLLNGRYYRQVMHRVVEDFGVDKICKSQIPVDMNVAKAVDSFMPVVLTAPQSSGSKAFSQLTQELLQKL from the coding sequence ATGGGATATGTAATTGCTACTGCAAATATGAAAGGCGGCGTTGGTAAAACCACCCTCACCGTCAACATCGCTACTTGTTTAGCCAAAAATCATGGTAAGCGCGTGCTTGTCCTAGATTTAGATAGCCAAATCAGCGCCACACTTAGTTTAATGTCGCCGTTAGATTTTGCTAAGCGTCGCAAACAACGCAAGACATTTCGATATTTGATAGACCAAGTTATCAATCCCGAACCAGAAGCAACACTGACAATTCAAGATATTATTCAATCTGAGGTTTGTAATCTGACTGGATTAGATTTATTACCCGGAGATATTGACTTATATGACGAATTTCTGGTGTCAGAAATGCTGCACCAACAAGCAACTGCTTTGGGTGAACAGGACTTTGAAGCTGTTTGGAATCGCTTTGAAAGAGTCTTGATTAATAATATTTTAAAACCAGTGCGCGAGGAGTATGATTTCATCCTGCTAGATTGTGCGCCTGGTTATAATTTATTGACTCGTAGTGCTTTGGCTGCTAGCGATTTCTACATTCTTCCTGCTAAACCAGAACCTTTGTCTGTGGTGGGTATTCAGCTATTAGAAAGACGCATCGCTCAATTAAAAGACAGTCACGAACATGAAGCGAAGATAGATATCAAAATGCTGGGAATTGTCTTTAGTATGGCTAGTTCTAATCTGCTTAATGGCAGATATTACAGACAAGTTATGCACCGGGTTGTGGAAGATTTTGGTGTAGATAAAATCTGTAAATCACAAATACCTGTTGATATGAATGTGGCTAAGGCTGTTGATAGTTTTATGCCGGTTGTTTTAACTGCACCCCAATCATCTGGTTCTAAAGCATTTTCTCAGTTGACTCAGGAGTTGTTGCAGAAGTTGTAG
- a CDS encoding AAA family ATPase: MPFNPELCRNESEVESKLIVQYLLPQLGYTPDTWHQEVALGSIRLDFLAFAVQVIPLVLDANSPMSVVMEAKHPRQNLNNHFLRLRHYLTSLNVRYGLLTNGKEIRIYEKLKSDLQLVFQCSGKDVETEIGTIRGLIGRNSLLNIQFMGISDNQTSENNLGFESKRKHSMKIIAIYHNKGGVGKTTVTVNLAAALRKTGKRVLVIDLDSQANTTLATGLIKFDDEELDDLKDCNIGNILLSEAHFPIQDVARTSIFTNPEIDVVPAHINLMEAESVLIQRTDSKVILMGKLNVIKENYDIVILDTPPAINLFSEIALITADYLLIPSDLKPFANQGLLNVKEFIKRIDNFRKYISKTPITILGVLPCKISTNAKFIQSTLPKRLEQITKRYGLNVMDTVIYEREDLAKCSEQVKVIGAMEVPDPRSILDFKPNSTSAQELTLLAIEVLQKIGMAE, from the coding sequence TTGCCTTTTAATCCTGAACTGTGTCGTAACGAAAGCGAAGTTGAAAGCAAACTCATAGTTCAGTATTTGTTGCCACAGTTAGGGTATACTCCCGATACGTGGCATCAAGAAGTTGCACTTGGTAGCATTCGTTTGGATTTTTTAGCATTTGCAGTACAAGTTATTCCCTTGGTTTTAGATGCTAATTCACCGATGAGTGTTGTCATGGAGGCCAAGCATCCCAGGCAAAATTTAAATAATCATTTCCTCAGACTCAGGCATTATTTAACTAGTTTGAATGTGCGATATGGGTTGCTGACTAATGGGAAGGAGATCAGAATTTATGAAAAATTGAAATCTGATCTTCAGCTAGTTTTTCAGTGTTCTGGGAAGGATGTTGAAACAGAAATCGGTACAATTAGAGGTTTGATTGGTAGAAATAGCCTTCTGAACATACAGTTTATGGGAATTTCTGATAATCAAACATCTGAGAATAATTTAGGTTTTGAATCAAAGAGGAAACATTCAATGAAAATAATTGCAATCTACCACAATAAAGGTGGCGTAGGTAAGACTACTGTTACCGTTAACTTAGCAGCAGCTTTAAGAAAAACTGGAAAAAGGGTATTAGTCATTGATCTAGATAGTCAAGCTAATACTACACTGGCAACGGGATTAATTAAATTTGATGATGAAGAACTAGACGATTTAAAAGACTGTAATATTGGTAATATTTTACTTTCAGAAGCACATTTTCCAATACAAGATGTTGCTAGAACCTCTATCTTTACTAACCCAGAGATTGATGTTGTTCCTGCTCATATTAACTTAATGGAAGCTGAATCAGTGCTTATTCAAAGGACTGATAGTAAAGTAATATTGATGGGAAAACTGAATGTAATCAAAGAGAATTACGATATTGTTATACTTGATACACCTCCTGCTATTAATCTGTTTTCAGAAATTGCCTTAATAACGGCTGACTATTTACTTATTCCTTCTGACTTAAAGCCTTTTGCCAATCAAGGACTGCTAAATGTAAAGGAGTTTATCAAGCGAATCGATAATTTTAGAAAATATATTAGCAAAACACCTATTACAATACTTGGTGTTCTTCCTTGTAAAATTTCCACAAATGCTAAATTTATCCAATCCACTTTACCAAAACGTCTAGAGCAAATTACAAAACGCTATGGTTTGAATGTGATGGATACTGTCATATATGAAAGAGAGGATCTAGCGAAATGTAGCGAACAAGTTAAGGTTATAGGAGCAATGGAAGTACCTGATCCCAGGTCTATACTTGATTTTAAACCAAATTCTACTTCTGCCCAAGAATTGACATTATTAGCAATAGAAGTTTTACAAAAAATAGGAATGGCTGAATGA